Part of the Salinigranum rubrum genome is shown below.
GAGGTGACGAGGCCGAACAACGGGCGAGTGCGCGCACGCGACGGGACGGCTCCGGCGCCGACGCGCGGTGGGCCGCATAACCAAGCCGCCCGCCCGCGTCGGGAGACCATGTCGCTCACAGGCCCGGTCGAACGCTTCGAACGGAAGGGGGTCGACTACGTCGTCCGACCGTACGAGGACGGTGACCGGGACGGTTTCCTCGACGTGTACGCGACGGTCACCGACCTCCGTCTCGATGCGGAGTGGTTCGACGCGACCTACGAGGCCGTCCCGCACCTCGACCACGTCCCGGTGGTCGTCGTCGAAACCGGCGACACGGTGGTCGGGCTGTGTCCGTTCGGTCCACTCCCGATCCGCGGTGGGAGCGACGAGCGTGAAGAGACCGCCCTCGCGCTGTTGAGCCGTGACGTCGTCGTCCATCCCGACCACCGGCGCCGGGGGCTGTACACGGCAGCGTTGGAGTACGCCCTCGCATGCTACGCCGACCACCCCGCGGCGTTCGTCGTCGCTCCCTCGGTCGTCGAGTCCCGTGCGGCCAACGAGAGACTGGGCTGGACGTACGGACCGCCCCGGAAGACACACTACCGGGTACGGGACGCAACGGCGTTCGTCGCGCATCGGCTCGGACCGCGGAGACGCTTCGCCGCGCCCCTTCCGGGCGCCGCCCTCGACGCCTACGTCGTCGCCCGAGACCGCCGCCACCGCGATGCTTGCAGGGTCGAGGTGACGCGAACCGACGGCCTGGCGGTCGACATCCTCGTCGACCTCCACACGCGGCCGTCGGGCCGTCCAGCGGCCGTCTCCCAGCGTTCGACGCCGAGACGCTCCGGTACGTCCTCGGAAACCCGGAGTTCGCGCGACTCGCGACGTACGTCGCCCGCGAGCGCGGCGAGGTCGTCGCGGCTCTCGCCGTTCATCCACGCCGGCACCACGGGACGGATTGGCTCTCTGTCGTTCACGTCGCGCCGCTCGCCGGCGGCGACCGCTGGCGAGGAGCGCTCTCGGCCCTCCTGTGCCGTGCTATCCGCGACGCGCCGGCGGTCGACGCCTACCGCGTTGCCGTTCCCTTCCCCGAGTCGGTGCTCGCCGCGCACGGGTTCCTCTCGGATCGACACCCACCGATGTCGCTCCTGGAACCGCCACGGCTCCGACTCGGCTGTCGGCCACTCGGAGACGCCGGCTGGACCCTGGGCGGAGAGCCGGTCCTCAGCGACTACCTCTGGACGGTCGTCTGGTGACGCGGCCGCGTCGCACGTCCGACGAACGAGTCGGCCTCGTCGCTCCGACTGCGGATGACAACCCCTAAGTTTAGGCTCACCAAAACCCGGGCGATGAGGCTGTCCCGACGCGACGCGCTCGCCGTCCTCGCAGGGCTCGGTGCCGCAGGCGGGGGTGCGGCTCTGGGCGTTATCGGGACGCACGACGCGCCGGTCGCCGGTGACGGTCGTCCGGTGGACGGGGAGGACGAACGCGAGGACGAGGACGCTCTCTCGGTTCTCGTCGCGGCCGCGGAGGTACTCTATCCGTCAGACGTCGACGGTCACCGGGCGTTCGTCGAGACGTACGTCGCCGGGCGTCGCCGGACCGACCCGGACCACTACGCGGGCGTCGTCTCCGCGGCGAGAGAACTCGACGCCGTCGCCCGCGACTGGCACGACACCGCGTTCGCAACGCTCGCTCCGGAGACGCGCGACCGCCTCCTCCGCGACCTGGGCGTCGACGTCGCCGACCCCGACCCCGCAGGGAACGTCTCGGACAGGCTCCGTTTCTTCGTCGTGAACGACCTGCTGTACGCCTTTTACACGTCGCCGACCGGGGGCGAACTGGTCGGGACGGAGAACCCGACGGGCTACCCCGGCGGACTCGAATCGTACCAGCACGGCCCGGGGGCGGTCGACGATGGCTGAGGGGAGAGCGCCGTCGCCGCCGGCGGACGTCTGCGTCGTCGGGTCGGGACCGGCCGGCGCGCTCGTGGCGTGTCGGCTCGCGGAGGCGGGTCACGACGTCGTAATCTTGGAGGCCGGGCCGCGGTTCGACGGGAACCGAGAGAGCCGGATGGAGACGCATCTCCGGCCCGATATGGACAACCCCTGGGAGATGGGCGGCCCCCGCGACGCGTACGCCTCCTCGGGTGAGAAACACTACCCGCTCAACGCCGCGCGGGTCAAGGGCGTCGGCGGGTCGTCGCTGCACTGGCACGGGATGGTGATGCGCTTACACGAGCGGGACTTCGAGCTTCGCTCCCGACACGGCGTCGGCGCCGACTGGCCCTTCTCGTACGAGGACCTCCGCCCTCGCTACCGCGAGGCCGAGCGCGAACTGGGCGTCGCGGGCGCGCTCGACAACCCCTACGCCCCGCCGCGCGAGGAGCCGTTCCCCCTCCCCGCGTTCCCACCGTCGTACTCCGACTCGCTGTTCGCCCCTGCCTGTGAGACACTCGGCATCGACATGCACTCGGTCCCGAACGCGCGCAACTCCGAGCCGTACGGGGGGCGAAGCGCCTGCGTCGGCTACGGGACCTGCAAGCCCGTCTGCCCCTCCGGGGCGAAGTACACCGCCGAGACCCACGTCACCCGCGCCGTCGAGGCGGGCGCGCGCGTCATCGACCGCGCGCCGGCGCAGCGACTCGAACACGACCCGTCGGGGGAGCGAGTCGAGCGCGCGGTGTACGCCACGCCCGAGGGGGTGTACGAGCAGGAGGCCCGTCGGTTCGTCGTCGCCGCCGGCGGCGTCGAGACGCCGCGACTCCTGCTGCTCTCCGACTCGGAGACGTATCCGGACGGTCTCGCCAACTCCTCGGGGCTCGTCGGGCGGTACTTCATGGACCACCTGTTCGCGGGGATGGGCGGCAGGCTCGACGCCGACACCCGCCAGCACCACGTCGGCTTCAACACCAGCGAGTCTCACCAGTTCTACGACGACACCGACCCCGTGAACGGCCTGAAGCTGGAGTTTCTCAACTACGCCGGCCCGACCGTCGCGGGCGCGGCGCTCTCCTCGGACGCGTGGGGCGACGAACTCCGCGACGAGGTGCGGGAGGTGTACGGCACCCAGATCGGAATGGGCGCGCTCGTCGAGCAACTCCCACGAGCCGAGAACCGGGTGACGCTCGATCCGAGCACCAGGGACGACCACGGCAACCCCGTTCCCGACGTCCAGTGGTCGCTCGACGCGGAGACGAAGGCGGCGCTCCGACGGGCGAACGAGCTACAGGAGCGGGTCCTTTCCGAACTCGGCGTCGACATCGAGTGGCGCGTCGGCCCCGACAACACCGGGCCGGCCTTCCACCACATGGGGACGACGCGAATGGGGACCGACCCCGCGGAGAGCGTCGTCGACCCTTCGCTTCGGACACACGACCTCTCGAACCTCTGGCTCGTCGGGTCGAGCGTCTTCCCCACGGGCGGCGCGATGAACCCGACGCTCACCATCGCGGCACTCGCCCTCCGGGCCGCAGCGGCGCTCGCGGAGGGGCTCTGACCGATCAGCCGGGAAGACGGCTCAACGGTCGGTTTCGAGCGTCTCGGCGCGGTTTCGGTCCCGGGCGTCGGCGAGCGTCGTGTTGACGAGTCCCTTCATGCCGCGGCGGAGTCGTTCCGAGGCGGCCTGACTCGAGATGTCGAGTTCGTCCGCGACGTCCTGAAGCGAGGCTCCGCGCGGGATGGAGAAGTAGCCGCTCCGCAGCGCGGTGAGGAGCGTCTCGTACTGGGCGGCGGTGAGGCCGAACCGGTGTTCGGGCGCTTCCTGCTCCCGGTCGTACACCGCGCGGATGTGAATGTCGAAGTCGGCCTCCCAGCAGCGTTCGCGAAACGAGGCGATGGCCTCGCGGTTCGGAAAGCGCATCCGGACGAACCAGCCCTGCCCGTCGTTCTCCGCGTGAAGGACGGCGCCGTCGAGGTCGACCAGCGCCCGGTAGGCTTCGACCTCCGGGACCCCCCCGGCGTACTGGACGCGGTAGAGGCGGGCGTCGTTCTCCTCGGCGAGCAACTCGAACGTCGCGATGGTCGGGTCCTCCGCGAGCGCGGCCTCGAACCGGTCGAAATCGCCCCCCGACGCCCAGAAGAGGTTCCGCAGTGGAATCGCGTCCGATGCGTCCAGCGTGTCGACGACGACGGACATCTCCGGTGTGCGCTGAAGCGCGTGTGAGAGGACGTCCGTGTCGATGTCGAATTCTACGATCATGGCTGTGACGTCGCCGACGACTCCGGACGGTGTCGCGCGAGTCGGTCGGTGGTCCCTCTACAACACCGACCGACTTGAGCGCTCTGACACCGGGGATACGACGAGCGCGCGCGTCGTTCGCCGTCGTGGGGCGGGACAGCACGTCGCTCGCCGTCGAGGGCCGGGACAGCACGTGAGCGGGTCCGACCGGTCGGTCGAACGGCGG
Proteins encoded:
- a CDS encoding GMC family oxidoreductase: MAEGRAPSPPADVCVVGSGPAGALVACRLAEAGHDVVILEAGPRFDGNRESRMETHLRPDMDNPWEMGGPRDAYASSGEKHYPLNAARVKGVGGSSLHWHGMVMRLHERDFELRSRHGVGADWPFSYEDLRPRYREAERELGVAGALDNPYAPPREEPFPLPAFPPSYSDSLFAPACETLGIDMHSVPNARNSEPYGGRSACVGYGTCKPVCPSGAKYTAETHVTRAVEAGARVIDRAPAQRLEHDPSGERVERAVYATPEGVYEQEARRFVVAAGGVETPRLLLLSDSETYPDGLANSSGLVGRYFMDHLFAGMGGRLDADTRQHHVGFNTSESHQFYDDTDPVNGLKLEFLNYAGPTVAGAALSSDAWGDELRDEVREVYGTQIGMGALVEQLPRAENRVTLDPSTRDDHGNPVPDVQWSLDAETKAALRRANELQERVLSELGVDIEWRVGPDNTGPAFHHMGTTRMGTDPAESVVDPSLRTHDLSNLWLVGSSVFPTGGAMNPTLTIAALALRAAAALAEGL
- a CDS encoding GNAT family N-acetyltransferase; the encoded protein is MSLTGPVERFERKGVDYVVRPYEDGDRDGFLDVYATVTDLRLDAEWFDATYEAVPHLDHVPVVVVETGDTVVGLCPFGPLPIRGGSDEREETALALLSRDVVVHPDHRRRGLYTAALEYALACYADHPAAFVVAPSVVESRAANERLGWTYGPPRKTHYRVRDATAFVAHRLGPRRRFAAPLPGAALDAYVVARDRRHRDACRVEVTRTDGLAVDILVDLHTRPSGRPAAVSQRSTPRRSGTSSETRSSRDSRRTSPASAARSSRLSPFIHAGTTGRIGSLSFTSRRSPAATAGEERSRPSCAVLSATRRRSTPTALPFPSPSRCSPRTGSSRIDTHRCRSWNRHGSDSAVGHSETPAGPWAESRSSATTSGRSSGDAAASHVRRTSRPRRSDCG
- a CDS encoding helix-turn-helix domain-containing protein yields the protein MIVEFDIDTDVLSHALQRTPEMSVVVDTLDASDAIPLRNLFWASGGDFDRFEAALAEDPTIATFELLAEENDARLYRVQYAGGVPEVEAYRALVDLDGAVLHAENDGQGWFVRMRFPNREAIASFRERCWEADFDIHIRAVYDREQEAPEHRFGLTAAQYETLLTALRSGYFSIPRGASLQDVADELDISSQAASERLRRGMKGLVNTTLADARDRNRAETLETDR
- a CDS encoding gluconate 2-dehydrogenase subunit 3 family protein; translated protein: MRLSRRDALAVLAGLGAAGGGAALGVIGTHDAPVAGDGRPVDGEDEREDEDALSVLVAAAEVLYPSDVDGHRAFVETYVAGRRRTDPDHYAGVVSAARELDAVARDWHDTAFATLAPETRDRLLRDLGVDVADPDPAGNVSDRLRFFVVNDLLYAFYTSPTGGELVGTENPTGYPGGLESYQHGPGAVDDG